One Microbacterium trichothecenolyticum DNA window includes the following coding sequences:
- a CDS encoding arsenate reductase/protein-tyrosine-phosphatase family protein: protein MITNRVLVVCTANMIRSPFIAELLRSRLAAGRGAALEILSAGTAARSGEPAVDGVVERGRTYGLDLQKHRARYLGEGALQTGDTVLCAERAHRRVVLDIRPDLISSVFTVREFARCVEAVSLRGGVETWPDLVQAAARARAVERGGPDDDDIVDPIGMPDDVWLTFERQATRAVSTILAVVNALPRIDANVPAHGLLPATRREYRRSQRAVPADQLVQGRE from the coding sequence ATGATCACCAACCGCGTCCTCGTGGTCTGCACGGCCAACATGATCCGTTCCCCTTTCATCGCGGAGCTTCTCCGGTCTCGGCTTGCAGCGGGCCGCGGTGCCGCACTAGAGATCCTCAGTGCGGGAACGGCCGCCCGGTCGGGTGAGCCGGCCGTCGACGGCGTCGTCGAACGCGGGCGCACCTACGGCCTCGATCTGCAGAAGCATCGCGCGCGCTACCTGGGCGAAGGGGCCTTGCAGACCGGTGACACCGTTTTGTGCGCGGAGCGCGCACATCGCCGCGTCGTCTTGGACATACGGCCCGACCTGATCTCATCGGTGTTCACGGTGCGAGAATTCGCTCGATGCGTCGAGGCCGTGTCGCTTCGGGGCGGGGTCGAGACGTGGCCGGACCTCGTCCAGGCTGCCGCACGTGCCCGCGCCGTCGAGCGCGGTGGACCGGATGACGACGACATCGTCGACCCCATCGGCATGCCGGACGACGTGTGGTTGACGTTCGAGCGTCAGGCTACTCGCGCCGTGTCCACCATCCTGGCCGTCGTCAACGCGCTGCCGCGGATCGACGCGAACGTTCCCGCTCACGGATTGCTGCCCGCGACGCGGCGGGAGTATCGGAGATCGCAGCGCGCCGTTCCGGCGGATCAACTCGTGCAAGGGAGGGAGTGA
- a CDS encoding twin-arginine translocase TatA/TatE family subunit has product MGIFGNAFSGWHLILILAVIILLFGATKLPGLAKSVGESVRILRTETAGEKKLKAGEQPAAADADAAHRRDPGPSTSA; this is encoded by the coding sequence ATGGGTATTTTTGGAAACGCTTTCTCGGGGTGGCATCTCATCCTCATCCTGGCCGTCATCATCCTCCTCTTCGGGGCGACGAAGCTGCCCGGCTTGGCGAAGAGCGTCGGCGAATCGGTGCGGATCCTCCGCACCGAGACCGCGGGCGAGAAGAAGCTCAAGGCCGGCGAGCAGCCCGCCGCCGCTGACGCCGACGCCGCCCACCGTCGCGACCCGGGTCCTTCGACGTCGGCGTGA
- a CDS encoding VanZ family protein — protein MRAFPVPSRSRVLAGAAAGVYLVVLGAVVLWPVHLEQYLGFVYETLYGVVPTAASVDIDFLLNIVFFVPFGVLLARVLPRRPWLLLAIAWVVPLLVEIAQGVFLPGRTSSAIDVFANTLGGIGGAVAVGARRRFLTRRSTRRHP, from the coding sequence GTGCGTGCCTTCCCTGTCCCGTCACGATCTCGTGTTCTCGCCGGCGCCGCGGCCGGCGTCTACCTCGTCGTTCTCGGCGCGGTCGTGCTCTGGCCGGTGCACCTCGAGCAGTACCTGGGCTTCGTCTACGAGACCCTCTATGGCGTGGTGCCCACTGCCGCATCGGTCGACATCGATTTCCTCCTCAACATCGTCTTCTTCGTCCCCTTCGGCGTGCTCCTCGCGCGAGTCCTGCCCCGGCGTCCCTGGCTTCTCCTCGCGATCGCGTGGGTCGTCCCGCTTTTGGTCGAGATCGCCCAGGGTGTATTCCTGCCCGGGAGGACGAGCAGTGCGATCGACGTCTTCGCGAACACCCTGGGCGGCATCGGTGGAGCCGTGGCCGTCGGCGCCCGAAGGCGATTCCTCACCCGGCGAAGCACCCGCCGCCACCCCTGA
- a CDS encoding helix-turn-helix domain-containing protein — translation MTDAPDPWNDFVRELGVRLLRARAEKRLSQEQVAHAAGLATFTYRKLEKGESNPGTAANPRLRTLVALAEVLGVPLQDLVPAPPEGLAPGR, via the coding sequence ATGACCGACGCGCCCGACCCCTGGAACGATTTCGTCAGAGAGTTGGGGGTGCGGCTCCTCCGCGCCCGCGCGGAGAAGCGGCTCTCGCAGGAGCAAGTGGCGCACGCCGCAGGCTTGGCGACCTTCACGTACCGCAAGCTCGAGAAGGGCGAGTCCAACCCGGGAACGGCTGCAAACCCACGCTTGCGGACCCTGGTCGCCCTGGCAGAAGTCCTCGGGGTCCCGCTGCAGGACCTCGTCCCCGCTCCTCCGGAGGGTCTCGCTCCCGGCCGCTGA
- the tatC gene encoding twin-arginine translocase subunit TatC produces the protein MPLLSHLAELRRRVAVSAGAIVLAGIAGFALSDAVIAAAAAPLAHVQGPSLTGLNFTRLGEAFDLRFKIAMTLGIVFSAPVWIYQVWAFLVPGLTSRERRIGIIFVSTAVPLFLGGACFGWIVVPQIVALLAGFAPAGSTTMLTASQYFDFLMKLMIGVGVAFVSPLGIVALNAVGVLSAASIIRGWRIALVVIIIFSATVTPPSDMMSMALIALPLCLLYIASAAWAWAHDRRAARRARSVD, from the coding sequence ATGCCCCTTCTCTCCCACCTCGCAGAACTTCGTCGGCGAGTAGCGGTCTCTGCCGGTGCCATCGTGCTCGCGGGTATTGCGGGCTTCGCCCTGTCCGACGCCGTCATCGCAGCGGCCGCCGCTCCTCTCGCCCACGTACAGGGGCCTTCGCTCACCGGATTGAACTTCACACGGCTGGGCGAGGCCTTCGATCTCCGCTTCAAGATCGCGATGACCCTCGGGATCGTCTTCTCGGCTCCGGTCTGGATCTACCAGGTCTGGGCCTTCTTGGTTCCCGGCCTGACCTCACGTGAACGCAGGATCGGGATCATCTTCGTCAGCACCGCGGTTCCGCTCTTCTTGGGCGGAGCCTGTTTCGGGTGGATCGTCGTCCCGCAGATCGTGGCCCTGCTTGCTGGATTCGCCCCCGCCGGCTCGACGACGATGCTGACCGCGAGTCAGTACTTCGACTTCCTCATGAAACTCATGATCGGTGTCGGGGTCGCGTTCGTCTCCCCCCTCGGCATCGTCGCTCTCAACGCCGTCGGAGTACTCAGTGCCGCCTCGATCATTCGAGGATGGCGTATCGCTCTGGTCGTCATCATCATCTTCTCGGCGACGGTGACCCCACCCTCCGACATGATGAGCATGGCCCTCATCGCGCTCCCCCTCTGCCTGTTGTACATCGCTTCCGCCGCATGGGCATGGGCCCACGACCGTCGCGCCGCGCGCCGCGCAAGGTCAGTCGACTGA